The Deltaproteobacteria bacterium genome includes the window CTCCCTCATGCTGAACCGCAGGCGCGGAATGGTCGTGCCCATAGTTCATGTCTTTCTCGACTGGCTCTGCTGCCTCCTGAGTCTCTATTTTTCCTTCATCACGATCGGTTATCGTGTCTCCCCGGGAATCCTCGTGGTCGGTTTTGCCATCGGCATTTTTGTCTCCCTCGTCGCTTTCATTCCCGGAGCCATCGGCATCATGGAAGGTTCCATGGCCGCGGTCTACTACAGCCTCGGCATTCCACTGGAGATAGCCATCATTGCGATTCTCCTCTACCGGCTCGTCTACTACGTCTTTCCCTTTGTCACGAGCATCTTCATCTACTATCCCCTTTTCAAAGAAGCAAAGGCGATAGACATCAGGCAGATCAGGTCCTGAAGCCCAGGGAGGAGCCCATGGGAACCGTTCAGCGCTGCTCCTAGGCGGACCCAATCCGGGCTCGACTTGATATTGCCTCGCCGCTGTAAGTAAAATAGTTGGACGGTGAGCTTGGGCGCGGGAAGATCTAATAGGCGCCACCCCCCTGTGAGCGAAAGGGACCGGGGGTGGGCGATGACCCTCTAGGGGGAGAGAACTCGAAGGACAAAGGGCCGCTCCCAAGAATTCCGAGGAACCGAGGAGGAGGAGAAGCCATGAACACTCTTCGCACCTGCTTTCTGATGGGGATCCTCACACTGCTTTTTCTCTGGATCGGCGACCTCCTGGGAGGTCGAAACGGAATGATCATCGCCCTGGTTCTCGCCGGCACCATGAACTTCGTCACCTACTGGTTCAGTGATAGAATCGTCCTCAGGATGTACGGGGCAAGAGAGGTCGGGCCTGTTGAGGCCCCTGATCTCCACTCCCTCGTTGGAGAACTGACCCAGAGGGTCCAACTGCCTATGCCGAGGATTTACGTCATCGAGAATGAGAGCCCCAATGCCTTCGCCACTGGCAGGAATCCCGAAAACGCCGCTCTGGCAGTCACGACCGGGCTCTTGAGAATCCTTTCCAGGGAGGAGCTCATGGGGGTGATCGGCCACGAGCTCTCCCACATCCGGCACAGGGATATCCTCATAGGAACGGTGGCGGCCACCATGGCCGGAGCCATAAGTTACCTCAGCGTGATGGCTCGGTGGGGGGCGATGTTCGGGGGGTTCGGCGGTGACGACGAGGACGGCGGTGGAAGCTTTCTGATGATCGTGCTCGTATCAATACTGGCAGGCGTGGCAGCCATGCTCATACAGATGGCCATTTCTCGCTCCAGGGAGTATCTGGCCGACCGCGGCGGGGGCGAACTCACCGGGCACCCGGCATACCTGGCCAGGGCCCTGAAAAAACTCGACTCCTCTACGAAGACGATCCCCATGAAAGCGAATCCCGCAACCGCCCATATGTTTATTGTGAATCCCCTCAAGGCAAAGGGGGTGGCAACACTGTTCAGCACTCATCCCCCAATCGAGGAACGGATCCGCCGCCTGGAAGCCATGGAAAGGGAACGGTTCAGCTAAGAAATGGTTCTGGAGCCGGAAGCGGGTGTGTCCGGCTGGCACGGGGTGCCATGACTCGGGGAATCCAGCGGAACGTCGCGGCTCCTTACTTTCTGGCAACCCCGGGGAGGGAGAATTCCAGGCGGAACGGATTGAAGGAGGTATCATAGTCATAGACATCGACCCTTTCGATCCGCTTCAGAAGGCCGCACAACCGATAAGTCACGGGTGTCATCACGACCTCAACGCCCACCTTGAAAAGGTAATTGGCCACCACGAGACTCGCCATGGCCGAAACCGGGAACACCCCCAGCAGTGTGGCAATACCCACAAACAGAACCGTGTCCACCCCTTCCCCCACGATGGTGCTTCCTATGGTTCTGGCCCAGAGCCACCGGCCTCGGGTGACGATCTTCATCTTGGCCAAGACGTAGCTGTTCGAAAACTCTCCTGCCCAGTAGGCGCAAAGACTCGCCGCAATGATGCCGCCATTGCCGACCGAACCCAGAATCTTGTCATAGGCCGCTTGACCGGCCGCTCTCTCCCATGAGGGTTCACCTGGGAGTCTGCCCAGGACGAAGAAAGTCAGGCTCATCAGGGCCGCACATCCGAAGCCGGTCCATATCACCCTCCGGCTTATCCGGTACCCGTAGACCTCTGTCAGCACATCACCAAAGATGTAGCTCAAGGGAAAGAGGAAGGTCCCTCCGTCAAAGGCCAGGGGGAAGGTTCCGATCGAGACCCTCAGGTCGACAATCTTCGCCGCAGAAGCGATGTTGCTGGTTAGAAGAACCGTCACAAAGAGGGCAGTCACGGTTCCAAGCAGATGGTAATGGTTCCCTCTCTCCCTGTCCATAGGTTCATTGACCCCTCTTTCCCCATGCCGCGACTCGCCCTGAGGGCCGAAGAGACATGCCAAATCCGGGTCATGCCGAAACGGAGTTCGACCCGCCCAAGGGTCGTCACGGGCGACCGATGCAGGACTTCACTGGTGCATCAGCAGCAGGCGTTCCTTCACCCGGTTGAGCTTCTCACTGAGGCTGACCTTATAGATATGCGGATTGGTGAGACGCTTGTATTCAGGCTCGAGCCTCTCCAGATTTCTAAAGGTATTTGCCTGGATTTCTCTCAAGCTCGGCCGTTCATACACCAGTTCACCATTCAGAAAAACCGGGACCAGCAACTCCTGGGGCTCAAAAGGGGGCCTGTAGGTCTTACATATGTGCGGGTACATGGGATGGCACCCTGTAATCGGGTGCGATCCGTCAACGGTCTCATCCTCCCTGAGGAGAATGTCCCCCTGCATCACCATGTTGTGGTTCAGAATCCTGACCACCTTGTTCCGCCCCGGGTTGGTAATCTTTTCCGGGTCTCCAGAAACCTTGATCTTAGGGGTCATCTGGCCGTTTTCCTCGATGGCGGTCAACTTATAAACTCCGCCCAGGGCCGGGTGATCCCAACAGGTGACCAGCCTGGTCCCCACTCCCCAGATATCGATTCTGGCTCCCTGTTTCTTCAGACTCTCGATGATCCACTCGTCCAGTTCACTCGATGCCACGATCTTGGCATGACTCAGTCCAGCCCTGTCAAGCATCTCTCTGGCCTTCTTGCTGAGATACGCCAGATCCCCGCTGTCCAGACGGATGCCGAGGAACCGGTGCCCCCTTCTCTCGAGTTCTCTTGCCGCCTCAATTGCATTAGGGACGCCGCTTTTCAGGGTGTCATAGGTGTCGACCAGGAGGATGCACGAGTCCGGGAAAGTCCTCGCATAGGCCCTGAACGACTCCAATTCGTCGGGAAAACTCTCCACCCAGCTGTGAGCATGGGTCCCCTTTACCGGGATGTCGAACATCAGCCCGGCCTGCACGT containing:
- the htpX gene encoding zinc metalloprotease HtpX; the protein is MNTLRTCFLMGILTLLFLWIGDLLGGRNGMIIALVLAGTMNFVTYWFSDRIVLRMYGAREVGPVEAPDLHSLVGELTQRVQLPMPRIYVIENESPNAFATGRNPENAALAVTTGLLRILSREELMGVIGHELSHIRHRDILIGTVAATMAGAISYLSVMARWGAMFGGFGGDDEDGGGSFLMIVLVSILAGVAAMLIQMAISRSREYLADRGGGELTGHPAYLARALKKLDSSTKTIPMKANPATAHMFIVNPLKAKGVATLFSTHPPIEERIRRLEAMERERFS
- a CDS encoding queuosine precursor transporter; the protein is MDRERGNHYHLLGTVTALFVTVLLTSNIASAAKIVDLRVSIGTFPLAFDGGTFLFPLSYIFGDVLTEVYGYRISRRVIWTGFGCAALMSLTFFVLGRLPGEPSWERAAGQAAYDKILGSVGNGGIIAASLCAYWAGEFSNSYVLAKMKIVTRGRWLWARTIGSTIVGEGVDTVLFVGIATLLGVFPVSAMASLVVANYLFKVGVEVVMTPVTYRLCGLLKRIERVDVYDYDTSFNPFRLEFSLPGVARK
- a CDS encoding nicotinate phosphoribosyltransferase, with the translated sequence MNELTLLTDLYQLTMVAGYFQEGKARQMANFDWFFRTLPFGGGFCVVAGLDQLIDYILNLRFEDSHLEALDSLGIFSKEILRKFERFRFTGDLLAIPEGTVVFPHETLIRVTAPLPEAQILETTLLNIMNYQTLIATKAARVCLAAEGDPVIEFGMRRAQGPNGAISAARAAFIGGCESTSNVQAGLMFDIPVKGTHAHSWVESFPDELESFRAYARTFPDSCILLVDTYDTLKSGVPNAIEAARELERRGHRFLGIRLDSGDLAYLSKKAREMLDRAGLSHAKIVASSELDEWIIESLKKQGARIDIWGVGTRLVTCWDHPALGGVYKLTAIEENGQMTPKIKVSGDPEKITNPGRNKVVRILNHNMVMQGDILLREDETVDGSHPITGCHPMYPHICKTYRPPFEPQELLVPVFLNGELVYERPSLREIQANTFRNLERLEPEYKRLTNPHIYKVSLSEKLNRVKERLLLMHQ